In a single window of the Streptomyces sp. NBC_00353 genome:
- a CDS encoding ABC transporter ATP-binding protein — translation MGVEICVEGLTKSFGHQVIWQDVSLTLPAGEVSVMLGPSGTGKSVFLKTLVGLLKPERGSIRIAGTDITALREHDLYEVRKLFGVLFQDGALFGSMNLYDNIAFPLREHTRKPESAIRGIVLEKMDMVGLIGAEEKLPGEISGGMRKRAGLARALVLDPEIILFDEPDSGLDPVRVAYLNQLIVDLNAQIDATFLIVTHDIASARQVPDNIGLLFRRELVMFGPREKLLTSEEPVVRQFLNGRMQGPIGMAEEKDAAQVEQELAQLGDDADPVPRGLPELTPRLLPTAGITRPPRWEAIAEREALRQVRAAVRGRGAGI, via the coding sequence ATGGGTGTCGAGATCTGCGTGGAAGGGCTGACCAAGTCCTTCGGTCACCAGGTCATCTGGCAGGACGTTTCGCTGACGCTGCCCGCCGGCGAGGTCTCGGTGATGCTCGGTCCTTCGGGCACCGGCAAGTCGGTGTTCCTCAAGACGCTCGTCGGGCTGCTCAAGCCCGAACGCGGGTCGATCCGGATCGCGGGTACGGACATCACCGCCCTGCGCGAACACGACCTGTACGAGGTGCGGAAGCTGTTCGGCGTGCTGTTCCAGGACGGCGCGCTGTTCGGGTCCATGAACCTCTACGACAACATCGCCTTCCCGCTGCGGGAGCACACCCGCAAGCCGGAGAGCGCGATCAGAGGGATCGTGCTCGAGAAGATGGACATGGTCGGCCTGATCGGTGCCGAGGAGAAGCTGCCCGGCGAGATATCCGGCGGTATGCGCAAACGGGCCGGACTGGCCAGGGCCCTGGTTCTCGATCCGGAGATCATCCTCTTCGACGAGCCGGACTCGGGGCTCGACCCGGTCCGGGTGGCCTATCTCAACCAGCTGATCGTCGACCTCAACGCGCAGATCGACGCGACTTTTCTGATCGTCACCCACGACATCGCGTCGGCGCGGCAGGTCCCGGACAACATCGGGCTGCTGTTCCGGCGCGAGCTGGTGATGTTCGGCCCCCGGGAGAAGCTGCTGACCAGCGAGGAGCCGGTGGTACGGCAATTCCTCAACGGCCGGATGCAGGGGCCGATCGGCATGGCCGAGGAGAAGGACGCGGCCCAGGTCGAACAGGAGCTGGCGCAGCTCGGCGATGACGCCGATCCCGTGCCGCGGGGCCTGCCCGAGCTGACTCCACGTCTTCTGCCAACCGCAGGGATCACCCGCCCGCCGCGCTGGGAGGCGATCGCCGAGCGGGAGGCGCTGCGACAGGTGAGGGCCGCAGTGCGCGGAAGGGGGGCGGGCATATGA
- a CDS encoding RNA polymerase sigma factor, giving the protein MATDTNAADDRWQRAWSHREQLLKVARRRSMSPEDAEDAVHEAMLRAVEHPELDDERLGAWLTTVTMRLCVDRYRQVNRESEVRSNPRLLSPVPVPVEEAVCDRAEARWLARHSDELPARQAEALWLKSEDLDVGQVAVKMGLSYRTVESLLARARRTLRHSLAATLGLALWLVGHGRPRGGNAHAVAVASTAATLAFAGLILLPYVHDGDGPGSSRPASPGVSQAADAREPALTRTAPPTASTPTGPARGAADAGRRSGGPLLTPLPRVALPALPLSTPAVPEVPAVPEVPVPGLTDLPSAPLPSTSLPTVALPADATDAASPIPHP; this is encoded by the coding sequence ATGGCGACGGACACAAACGCGGCCGACGACCGGTGGCAGCGCGCGTGGAGCCACCGCGAGCAACTGCTCAAGGTGGCCCGGCGCAGATCCATGAGTCCGGAGGACGCCGAGGACGCCGTACACGAGGCGATGCTGCGCGCAGTGGAGCACCCGGAACTGGACGACGAGCGGCTGGGCGCGTGGCTGACGACGGTGACGATGCGGCTGTGCGTGGACCGCTACCGGCAGGTCAACCGGGAGAGCGAGGTGCGCAGCAACCCGCGGCTTCTCTCGCCGGTCCCGGTGCCGGTCGAGGAGGCTGTCTGCGACCGCGCCGAGGCGAGGTGGCTCGCCCGCCACAGCGATGAACTGCCCGCCCGCCAGGCCGAGGCCCTGTGGCTGAAGTCCGAGGATCTGGACGTCGGCCAGGTCGCCGTGAAGATGGGGCTGAGTTACCGCACCGTCGAGTCCCTGCTGGCTCGGGCCCGCCGGACGCTGCGCCATTCGCTGGCGGCCACGCTGGGCCTCGCCCTGTGGCTGGTCGGGCACGGCCGCCCACGGGGCGGGAACGCCCACGCAGTGGCGGTGGCCTCTACAGCGGCGACGCTGGCGTTCGCGGGCCTGATTCTCCTCCCGTACGTTCATGACGGTGACGGGCCCGGTTCGTCGCGTCCGGCGTCCCCCGGGGTCTCACAGGCCGCGGATGCGCGGGAGCCGGCCCTCACCCGTACGGCACCGCCGACCGCATCCACTCCCACCGGGCCGGCGCGGGGCGCTGCGGACGCCGGGCGGCGTTCCGGTGGTCCCTTGCTCACGCCATTGCCCCGGGTTGCGCTGCCGGCTCTGCCGCTGAGCACTCCGGCCGTCCCGGAGGTGCCGGCCGTGCCGGAGGTTCCGGTACCCGGTCTGACCGACCTGCCGTCGGCACCGTTGCCGTCGACCTCACTGCCCACGGTGGCCCTACCGGCCGACGCGACGGACGCGGCGTCGCCGATCCCCCACCCGTAG
- a CDS encoding lytic transglycosylase domain-containing protein has translation MTGVKRRGARAAAVVTAAMAALTASQAPGTAAHAPAPATVHPGPSGPSVSGDTLYRTELPPLRSRGAAGGTGSSGGSGVQVGGALPAILLAAYRQAEGELADSRPGCRLRRQLLAAIGQVESGQARGGLVRADGTTLVPILGPRLDGNGFAVIRDSDGGAYDGDVAYDRAVGPMQFIPSTWGIWGADGNGDGRSDPGNIYDAALAAGRYLCAGGRDLSRAADLDRAILGYNRSSAYLRTVKAWFAYYLDGHRVVADQGSGPAVRPGPKATKKPRATASSTAPGHPAGASETPNSSPPPSSSPSPSKSVGGGAEPALPLPALPSPIAELPGVGGLTSNGTRTMRAAPSTSPDTGR, from the coding sequence ATGACAGGGGTCAAGCGCAGAGGTGCCCGGGCGGCTGCGGTCGTCACGGCTGCCATGGCAGCACTGACCGCCTCGCAGGCGCCGGGGACGGCGGCTCACGCCCCTGCCCCGGCAACGGTTCACCCGGGCCCGTCGGGGCCGAGCGTCTCGGGCGACACCCTGTACCGCACCGAGCTCCCACCCCTGCGGTCGCGCGGAGCAGCGGGCGGCACCGGGAGCAGCGGCGGCTCAGGCGTACAGGTCGGAGGTGCGCTGCCGGCCATCCTCCTGGCCGCCTACCGGCAGGCCGAGGGGGAGCTCGCGGACAGCAGGCCGGGCTGCCGGCTGCGCCGGCAACTGCTCGCCGCGATCGGGCAGGTCGAGTCCGGGCAGGCACGTGGCGGCCTGGTGCGAGCGGACGGCACGACGCTCGTACCGATCCTCGGCCCACGCCTTGACGGCAATGGGTTCGCGGTCATCAGGGACAGCGACGGCGGGGCGTACGACGGGGACGTCGCGTACGACCGTGCCGTGGGGCCGATGCAGTTCATTCCGTCGACCTGGGGCATCTGGGGCGCCGACGGCAACGGCGACGGGCGCAGCGATCCGGGCAACATCTACGACGCGGCGCTCGCGGCGGGGCGCTATCTGTGCGCGGGCGGGCGCGATCTCTCCCGGGCGGCGGACCTGGACCGCGCGATCCTCGGCTACAACCGCTCCAGTGCGTATCTGCGCACGGTCAAGGCATGGTTCGCGTACTACCTCGACGGCCACCGGGTCGTCGCGGACCAGGGTTCTGGACCGGCCGTCCGTCCCGGGCCGAAGGCGACGAAGAAGCCGCGGGCGACTGCGTCCTCCACGGCTCCAGGTCACCCGGCGGGTGCGTCCGAAACGCCCAACTCCTCGCCCCCACCTTCCTCTTCACCCTCGCCTTCGAAGAGCGTTGGCGGCGGCGCGGAGCCCGCATTGCCGCTGCCCGCGCTCCCGAGCCCCATCGCCGAGCTGCCGGGCGTCGGTGGGCTGACCAGCAACGGAACCAGAACGATGCGAGCCGCCCCCTCCACAAGCCCGGATACCGGGCGGTAA
- a CDS encoding Dps family protein, whose product MTESSAPGGSRRSETDSAGFTASPQLARALQQIVVDLVELQLQGKQAHWNVVGHNFRDLHLQLDEIVDDAREAADTIAERMRALATFPDGRSDSVAAATTLPAFPEGEQNVSTVVDLVTARLRATVDTLRTLHDRVDSEDPATADLLHAIIDSLEKHAWMVSAENRSV is encoded by the coding sequence ATGACCGAATCCTCCGCCCCTGGGGGCTCACGGCGTTCAGAGACCGATTCCGCCGGCTTCACGGCGTCGCCGCAGCTCGCCCGAGCCCTGCAGCAGATCGTGGTGGACCTGGTGGAACTGCAACTCCAGGGGAAGCAGGCCCACTGGAACGTGGTCGGCCACAACTTCCGGGACCTCCACCTGCAACTGGATGAGATCGTCGACGACGCGCGGGAGGCCGCCGACACCATCGCCGAACGCATGCGGGCCCTCGCGACGTTCCCGGACGGCCGTTCCGACAGCGTGGCAGCGGCCACCACCCTCCCCGCGTTCCCGGAGGGCGAGCAGAATGTGAGCACCGTCGTCGACCTCGTCACGGCACGCCTGCGCGCCACCGTCGATACGCTGCGCACCCTGCACGACCGGGTCGACAGCGAGGATCCCGCCACGGCCGACCTGCTGCACGCGATCATCGACTCGCTGGAAAAGCACGCCTGGATGGTCAGCGCGGAGAATCGATCCGTCTGA